A section of the Oncorhynchus nerka isolate Pitt River linkage group LG3, Oner_Uvic_2.0, whole genome shotgun sequence genome encodes:
- the klhdc3l gene encoding kelch domain-containing protein 3, with protein sequence MSRRSSSSPSLWTVLPQSGPAPCERYKHACCSYGDSVFVLGGRESHSLRDFWRYNVVRNEWTELDCSCEAAPEELQEHSMVAHQGVLYVFGGMIDSAYTIWKTPLWVFDIVKEQWVSWQDRNPPQNQVPVNRKGHSAVVFSSAMYIYGGYIDMRASSQEFWKLELDTMVWSLLDCTQTEVGPGPRHSHSAMTHLDCMYLFGGLRGLREQRDLWRWNSTSHSWSCLNATSGPSKLVGHSTVVYRDSMLLFGGGESQHTPRSCLWRYSFTTQTWGKLAVLPGSNPPPHRIYHCCAGLGPSYQPSVTTTTSTTLIPSTTIRNRLDSKIRPFKNKCFPSSSKTEGTIELETFSSSEKLLTEVGDYCNGLSGNDTQRFGNCLTFENQEAFSKQWSCENIEEDGSGKPEESHESIAQNLPDLLLVLGGKPLVRHTVISVWQMTLADF encoded by the exons ATGAGCCGGAGGAGCAGTAGCAGCCCCAGCCTGTGGACCGTACTGCCTCAGAGTGGCCCTGCACCATGTGAACGCTACAAGCACGCCTGCTGCTCCTACGGGGACAGTGTCTTtgtgttgggagggagggagagccacTCGCTCAGGGACTTCTGGAGGTATAATGTTG tACGCAATGAGTGGACAGAGTTGGACTGTAGCTGTGAGGCAGCACCTGAGGAGCTTCAGGAACATTCCATGGTGGCCCATCAG GGTGTTCTGTATGTCTTCGGTGGAATGATTGATTCTGCGTACACTATATGGAAAACCCCCCTCTGGGTGTTTGATATTG TGAAAGAGCAGTGGGTGTCCTGGCAGGATAGGAACCCCCCTCAG AATCAGGTGCCAGTCAACAGGAAGGGCCACAGTGCCGTGGTGTTTAGCTCTGCCATGTACATCTACGGAGGATACATTGACATGAGAGCCTCATCACAGGAGTTTTGGAAGTTAGAACTTG acactATGGTGTGGTCCCTGCTGGACTGTACCCAGACAGAGGTGGGTCCAGGTCCCAGACACAGCCACTCTGCCATGACACATCTGGACTGCATGTACCTTTTCGGGGGTCTGAGAGGCCTGAGGGAGCAGAGGGATCTGTGGAGATGGAACTCTACCAGTCATTCCTGGAGCTGTCTCAATGCCAC ATCAGGCCCCTCTAAGCTGGTGGGCCACTCAACTGTGGTCTACCGGGACAGCATGCTTCtgtttggaggaggagagagccagCACACACCCAGGAGCTGTCTATGGAG GTACAGCTTCACCACCCAGACCTGGGGGAAGCTAGCCGTGCTACCCGGCTCCAACCCACCTCCCCACAGGATCTACCACTGCTGTGCTGGCCTGGGCCCTAGCTACCAGCCTTCCGTGACCACAACCACCAGCACCACCCTGATCCCCAGCACCACCATCAGAAACAGACTTGACAGCAAGATACGGCCGTTCAAGAACAAATGCTTCCCATCCTCCTCAAAGACAGAGGGCACTATAGAGCTGGAGACGTTTAGTAGCTCGGAGAAGCTATTGACTGAAGTGGGGGACTATTGTAATGGTCTAAGTGGGAATGACACTCAGCGGTTTGGGAATTGTCTGACCTTTGAGAACCAGGAGGCCTTCAGTAAGCAGTGGAGCTGTGAGAATATAGAGGAGGATGGTTCAGGTAAACCAGAGGAGAGCCATGAGAGCATAGCACAAAACCTGCCTGATTTGCTACTGGTGCTGGGGGGAAAGCCCTTAGTTAGACACACGGTCATCTCTGTGTGGCAGATGACATTGGCTGACTTCTGA